In a genomic window of Nodosilinea sp. E11:
- a CDS encoding diflavin flavoprotein: protein MTFLPRDVQLYAMAAGTTVLRCRSWNRLRFEIEYALERGTTANSYLIQGDRTALIDPPGESFNEVFLAALERHIDLYQLNYIILGHINPNRVETLKILLKRLPEVTVVCSNPAALALRDLLPDASPRLRVIRSGEDSLDLGQGHHLTFELIPTPRYPGGLSTFDPYSRVLYTDKFFGAHRCDESVFDLSWTDLLEDRRYYFDCLFAASTRQVQGALGRLAALSFQIIAPGHGPVVRYSPHELFQSYRDWSEAQTAQDLSVALIYASAYGNTATIAQALARGITKSGVAVEAINAEQASPDDIKEAVENSAGFLMGSPTLGGHAPTPMQTALGIVLSTASKAQPAGVFGSFGWSGEAIDLLESKLKDGGYSLAFEPIRVKFKPTDVTLKYCEEVGTDFAQGLKKAKRAKQPRTPASAVEQAVGRIVGALCIVTARQGEVSSAMLASWVSQASFTPPGFTVAVAKDRAIESLLYPGSSFVLNILAEGRHLGPMKHFLKPFAPGEDRFADLEIDVAENGAPILAEAIAYLECTVAQRMECGDHWLVYATVEAGRVLDGNAKTAIHHRRTGTHY, encoded by the coding sequence ATGACCTTCCTTCCTCGCGATGTTCAGCTTTATGCCATGGCGGCTGGCACGACTGTGCTGCGCTGCCGCAGTTGGAACCGTCTACGCTTTGAAATTGAGTACGCTCTAGAACGAGGTACTACCGCCAACAGCTATCTCATCCAGGGCGATCGCACAGCCCTGATCGATCCCCCTGGCGAATCCTTTAATGAGGTGTTTTTAGCGGCCCTAGAGCGGCATATCGACTTATATCAGCTCAACTACATTATTCTGGGGCACATTAACCCCAACCGGGTTGAGACCTTAAAGATCTTGCTGAAGCGATTGCCAGAAGTGACAGTAGTATGCTCTAATCCAGCGGCTCTGGCTCTGAGAGATTTGCTGCCCGATGCCTCGCCTCGGCTGCGGGTGATACGCAGTGGCGAAGACAGTCTAGATCTGGGGCAGGGGCATCATCTAACCTTTGAACTGATTCCTACGCCCCGCTATCCTGGTGGGCTATCCACCTTTGACCCCTACTCTAGGGTGCTGTACACCGATAAGTTTTTTGGGGCGCACCGCTGTGATGAATCGGTCTTTGATCTGAGCTGGACCGATCTGTTAGAAGATCGGCGCTACTATTTTGATTGCCTGTTTGCAGCTAGCACCCGACAGGTACAAGGAGCCTTGGGCAGGCTGGCGGCGTTGTCCTTTCAGATCATTGCGCCGGGCCATGGGCCGGTGGTGCGTTACAGTCCCCATGAGCTATTTCAGAGCTATCGCGACTGGAGTGAGGCCCAAACGGCTCAAGACCTCTCGGTGGCACTAATCTACGCTTCAGCCTACGGGAATACAGCCACCATTGCCCAGGCGCTTGCCCGGGGTATCACCAAGTCAGGGGTAGCGGTGGAGGCCATTAATGCTGAGCAAGCGAGCCCTGACGATATTAAAGAGGCGGTAGAAAACTCCGCTGGATTTTTAATGGGGTCACCGACTCTCGGTGGCCATGCGCCCACCCCAATGCAGACGGCCCTAGGCATTGTGCTGTCAACTGCCTCTAAGGCCCAACCGGCCGGAGTGTTTGGCTCCTTTGGCTGGAGCGGTGAGGCGATTGACCTGCTGGAGAGCAAGCTCAAAGATGGGGGCTATAGCCTGGCCTTTGAGCCTATTCGGGTCAAGTTTAAGCCCACCGATGTCACGCTTAAATACTGTGAAGAAGTGGGTACAGACTTTGCCCAAGGCTTGAAAAAGGCTAAGCGGGCTAAGCAGCCCCGCACCCCGGCCTCGGCAGTAGAACAGGCGGTGGGGCGAATTGTGGGGGCGCTGTGTATTGTGACGGCTCGCCAAGGTGAGGTGTCAAGTGCCATGCTGGCGTCCTGGGTGTCTCAAGCCTCGTTTACGCCCCCAGGCTTTACGGTGGCGGTGGCCAAAGATCGGGCGATCGAGTCGTTGTTGTATCCCGGCAGCTCCTTTGTGCTGAATATTTTAGCGGAGGGTCGTCATCTAGGACCGATGAAGCATTTTTTGAAGCCCTTTGCCCCCGGCGAAGACCGCTTTGCCGATCTAGAGATCGATGTGGCGGAGAACGGTGCGCCGATTTTGGCTGAGGCGATCGCCTACCTGGAGTGCACTGTCGCTCAGCGGATGGAGTGCGGTGATCACTGGCTGGTGTACGCCACCGTGGAGGCTGGACGCGTGCTTGATGGTAACGCTAAAACGGCTATTCACCATCGCCGCACCGGCACTCACTATTAA